Sequence from the Pararhizobium gei genome:
ACTCAACATCGTGCTTCCGCACGAACAGGCTCCGAACCGCTACGTCACACCCGAGCTATCCTTCAACTTCCACTACTTCGCCATCCGCAAGATGCATTTCCTGCTGCGCGCAAAGGCCGTCGTGGTCTTTCCCGGTGGCTTCGGAACCATGGATGAGCTGTTCGAGACGATCACGCTGATGCAGACCGGCCGCATGGCGCTGGTGCCGCTGATTCTGTTCGGTGAAAAATTCTGGCGGACGATCATCAATTTCGAGGCGCTTGCCGATTTCGGCACCATTTCCCCTACTGATGTCGATCTTGTCCAGTTCGTCGAAACCGCAGACCAGGCCTGGGAAATCATTTCCAGATTTTATGCGGCTGTGGATCCGGCCTCCGTACCCGTGGCTTCAGGCACGCGCTGAGCCTGCCGCTCGAATCAGAAGCGGGCCGACGCGGTTCTCGCGCGCCTCGGCCCGCCTGTTGCAACGATGTCAGATCTTGCGGGTGAAATCCCCGGCATCAATAAAGCCATCGCCATTGACATCGCGCCGTTTGAACATCTTTCCGGCCTGCTCCGAAACTTCGGCGAGGCTGAGCGAGCCATTGTTGTCGGTATCCACCCGCTTGAACATCTTGGCCCGCATCCCGGGCATCATGGCCGGGCGCATCTCCCTGAGCTTTTCCATCGCTACCGTTTTATCGCCGGACTTGCCTCCGGCGGCACGCATTTCCTTGCGGGCTTCACGGAAAGCCTGGCGCTTGGCCTTGATCTCGTCTCGCGTCACCTGGCCATTGCCGTCGGCGTCGAAGGTCTTGAAGGCACTGGCAGCCTGTGCCTGGACCTCGTCAAGCGAGACTTTGCTGTCGCCATTGGTGTCGAGGCGCTTCATCATCCATTCGGCCCGCTGTTCCGGTGTCGGCTTCTGCCGGGCGGCGAATGTGGGGGCGACGAAGCCGGTCAAAGCCAGGCTGGTCGCGACTACGCCGAGAATCAAGGTATTTTTCCGCATGTCAAATCCTGTCCGTGTTTCTTGTCCCTGAACGCAGGATAGGCAGGTTTGGTGCGATGACCAGTTAAAGTTTTGTAATGTAAGTCTTTGGCGAAGAAGAGGTTTTAACGCGGCAAAATTACGATTGAATCATTCCGAAGCAATGATTTGCGTCAGGAAAGCCGTCAGATTCTCGGTAACAAAATCGATCTGATCGTCTTCTTCCTGCGAGGTCTTTTCCCAGGCTTCGGCAAATTCATATTCGAAATTGCGCGGCACCAGAAGCACTGTCGTCATCCCCAGTTCCTTCGGCACCACGAGATTGCGGGGCAGGTCCTCGAACATGGCCGCATGCCGGGTATCGACGCTATGGAGACCCATGAACTTGTGATAGGTATCGCCGGCGGGCTTCGGGAGGTAGCCGGCTGCGACAATGTCGAAAATATCATCGAAATGATCGAGAATGCCGAGCGCCCGCGCGGTCTTTTCAGCATGCATGACGCTGCCGTTGGTAAAGATGAATTTGCGTCCCGGAAGCGCCTTGATGGCCTCGCCCAGCGCGGGATCGGCGGGAACGATGCCATAGTCGATCGCATGGGCTTTTTCCAGAAAGTCGTTCGGATCGATCCCGTGGTGCAGCATCAGTCCCTGCAGGGTCGTACCGTGATCCCGGTAGTATTGCTTTTGCAAGGCCTTGGCGTCACCAGGCTCCATGCCGAGAAGCGTCGCAACGAAAGCCGTCATGTTTCGGTCTATCTGTCCAAACAGATTGACGTGATGCGGGTAAAGCGTGTTGTCGAGATCAAAAACCCAGTCGGAGACATGGGCAAAATCCTGCGCGGTCGGTAATCTGTCGATGGAGGCCATGGACGCTTTATGGCATGGCGCGGGGAGCAGGGAAACGTTTTCCCCATGGCTTCGCGTTTTTTCCACTTTGAATTGCCGACCCTGTATGGCACGTTTCCAACTGGATGGCTCTACGGAAGGGTGCTGCGGCCGATGTCGGATGAATTGTTTTATCTCGCATTCCTGTTGGCATTTTATGCTCTGACGGTCGTGACATATTTCGCGCTCGGCTACAGCCTGACTTGGTTGAACGAGCGCAATCCGGAGCGGAAAATCCAGAAGGGCCGTGGTTCCGGGAAGCGTCGCAGGGCGGAAATCCGCCAGAGCCTGGCCTCGATGTTCAGCGCTTGCTTGCCGCTGACGATCGGCCTCTATGCCCAGCAAAAAGGCTGGACGCCGATGCCATGGGATTTTAGCTGGTGGACTGCAGTCCCGCTCTTCATCCTCTGCATGTTTCTCTACGACACCTGGTTTTATTTCATGCACCGGCTGCTGCACACGAAATGGCTCTATCCGTTGCATGCGTTGCATCATAGAAGCGTCGCGCCGACGATCTGGAGTACCTATTCCGAGGATGTTCTTGACAATTTCCTGTTGCAGAGTTTTTCCGCCGTAGTCGTCTTCATCGTTCCGTTTCCACCGGCTATCTTGATAGGACACCGGCTTTTCGAGCATTTCAACGGCATGTTCGGTCATGCGGGCTTCGAATATTTTGCGGCGTCGGCGGCACGCTATCCCTCGCCGATGCTGTGCACGACCTTCCACGATCAGCACCATTCCGCCTTCCGCTACAATTACGGCAATTACTTCTCGTTCTGGGATCGGATGATGGGCACGATCGCGCCGCATTACGACCAGACCGTGAAGACCTTCGAGGATGAGGTGCCGTCCGTGCGGATGAGGCAAGCCACCACCCCGGATCAGGCTGCTTCGGAAAAATCGGCCTGATCGGTCGACATCAGTTATCCGTGCTTGGCAATACCGTAACGCGCGTGTTAGCCGCGGTGCATGGAACTCTGGATCGCCATAACCTTCGCCGCTGCGTTTATGCAGAATATACGCTCTGTATTGCAGAAGCACCTGAAAGGTGTCCTGGGCACGACCGGCGCGACTTTCGTGCGCTTCGGGTATGGAGCCCCTTTTGCTCTGTTCTATCTCGGGCTGCTCGTTTTTGCGTTAGACCGTCCGCTCCCCGTGCCGGACCGCCATTTCTTTCTGTGGGCGCTCATTGGTGGCCTGGCGCAGATCGCCGCAACCTTTCTGCTGGTCCATTTGTTTTCGTTCAGAAACTTTGCCGTTGGCACAGCCTATTCGCGCACGGAGCCGGCACAGGCGGCAGTTTTCGGCCTGATTTTCCTCGGTGAGGCAGCCAGTCGCGGCACATTGCTGGCGATTGCCATTTCCGTGGTTGGCGTCATGGTCATTTCGGTGGCGCGCACGCCTTTGTCAGTCCGGTCGCTGGCCACCTCGGTCTTCACCCCGACCGCAGGCATCGGGCTTTTGTCCGGCACCTTCTTTGGCCTGTCGGCAGTGTCTTACCGCGCTGCGTCACTGGCCCTTTCGCCAAGCCTGCCGCAGCCGGATTTCATCATGCAGGCCGGCTTCACACTCGGTTTCGTTATTCTCCTGCAGACGACAGTCATGCTCGTGTGGATCCTGATGCGAGAGCCGCAGGAACTGCGGCGCATCGCAGTCGCCTGGCGGCCGGGACTGCTGGTGGGTTTTGCCGGCGCCTCGGCGTCGTTCGGCTGGTTCATGGCCATGACGCTGCAGCAGGCGGCAATCGTCAAGGTGGTGGCACAGGTGGAGATGGTATTTACCTTCGCCTCGGCCGTCTTCGTGTTCCGGGAGCGTATCAATAGTCTCGAAGTCGTCGGCTGTCTCCTGATCGTTCTGGGTGTCGTCATGCTGGTGGTTGTATAGAACATCCGAAGATTAGGTTTCCGTGCAACGGCCGGAAGACTTGATGCGGTTCCTATCCCCGATACAGTCCGGAAAGCTTGCTTCTTCGTGTTTTTAGAGACACATTGTGTTCATAACTTTCCCAGCCCGTTCCAGCCAGTCGAGAACTCATGCCGGCGATCATGGATGCAGTATTCGAATTACTCGTTTTGCTGGCGGCAATCTACGCCGTGACGGTAGCGATCTATTTCATCCTGGGATTCGGCATAAGCTGGATGAACGATCGAAATCCGGAGCGGCGCATTCAAAAGACCCGGCGGGGCGAAATTCGCAAGGCTGCCGAAATCCGCCAGAGCATGGCCTCCATCCTGGTGACATGCGTGAGTGTGGCGATCGGCCTTTTTGCCCAGTACAAGGGCTGGACAATGACGGCCTGGGACTTCAGCTGGTGGACGGCAGTGCCCCTGTTCATCCTCTGCATGATCCTGTTCGATGCCTGGTTCTACTTCGCCCACCGCTTGCTTCACACGAAGTTCTTCTACAAATATCATGCGCTGCACCACAGGAGCGTAGCACCCACAGCCTGGAGCAACGATTCCATCGGGCTCGTGGATACGGCAATGTCCCAGGGCTATTATGCCGTCGTGCTATTCGTGGTGCCGTTTCCGCCGGTGATCGTTCTGGCCCATCGCCTGTTCGATCAGATCAACGGCACCTTCGGCCATGCCGGGTTCGAATATTTCGCGTCGAAGACGGCGCGGTATCCCTCGCCGATGCTGTGCACGACCTATCACGACCAGCATCACGCCCAGTTCAGATATAATTACGCGAATTTTTTCTCGTTCTGGGATCGCATCATGGGCACGATCTCACCGGTCTACGACAGCAAGGTCGAGGCGCTGGAGGCGACCCTGCCGCCGCTCAGCCTGAAGGTACCACCGCGCGCACCGGTCTCTCCGTCGCACGGCGATACAGCCTGAGCCGGGTCAGGGCACGATCAGCGTTCCCGCACCCTGCTCCGTGAAGATTTCCAGCAGCACCGAATGCGCGGTCTTGCCGTTGAGGATGACGACGCCCTGAACGCCTGCCTTGATGGCCTGGATGCAGGTCTCGACCTTCGGGATCATGCCACCGGAAATCGTTCCGTCCGCAATCAGCGCATTCGCCTGCGAAACGGAAAGCTCCTTGATGAGCTCGCCCTGCCTGTCGAGAACCCCCGGGACATCGGTCAGAAAAAGCAACCGGGTGGCGTTGAGCGCGCCAGCAATCGCGCCGGCAAACGTATCGGCGTTGATATTATAGGTATGCCCGTCCCGGCCCGGCGCGACGGGGGCGATAACCGGTATCATTTCGGAGCGCGCCAGCAGATCGAGCAGAGTGCGATCAACTTCGACGATTTCTCCGACGAAACCGAGGTCGAGAACGCGCTCGATGTTGGAATCCGGGTCCTTTATCGTCTTCTTGGCTTTTTCGGCAAACACCATATTGCCATCCTTGCCGCAAAGCCCGATCGCCCATTCGCCCGTCTGATTGATCAGCGCAACGATTTCCTTATTGATCGAGCCGGCGAGGACCATCTCGACAATCTCGACGGTTTTGGCGTCGGTCACACGCAGACCGCCCTCGAATTTTGATTCGATGCCCATTTTGGTCAGCATGGCGCCGATCTGCGGGCCACCGCCGTGAACCACGATCGGGTTGACGCCGGACTGCTTCAAAAGCGCGATATCTGCAGCGAAGGCCTTGCCCAGTTCCGCGTTGCCCATGGCGTGGCCGCCATATTTGACGACGATCGTTTTGTTTTCGTAACGCTGCATATACGGCAGTGCCTTGGCGAGAAGGTCTGCCTGAATTTCGCTCTCGGATAAGGACATGGAAGATACCTCTGGAAAAAGCC
This genomic interval carries:
- a CDS encoding pyrimidine 5'-nucleotidase, translating into MASIDRLPTAQDFAHVSDWVFDLDNTLYPHHVNLFGQIDRNMTAFVATLLGMEPGDAKALQKQYYRDHGTTLQGLMLHHGIDPNDFLEKAHAIDYGIVPADPALGEAIKALPGRKFIFTNGSVMHAEKTARALGILDHFDDIFDIVAAGYLPKPAGDTYHKFMGLHSVDTRHAAMFEDLPRNLVVPKELGMTTVLLVPRNFEYEFAEAWEKTSQEEDDQIDFVTENLTAFLTQIIASE
- a CDS encoding EF-hand domain-containing protein, with the translated sequence MRKNTLILGVVATSLALTGFVAPTFAARQKPTPEQRAEWMMKRLDTNGDSKVSLDEVQAQAASAFKTFDADGNGQVTRDEIKAKRQAFREARKEMRAAGGKSGDKTVAMEKLREMRPAMMPGMRAKMFKRVDTDNNGSLSLAEVSEQAGKMFKRRDVNGDGFIDAGDFTRKI
- a CDS encoding sterol desaturase family protein; translated protein: MDAVFELLVLLAAIYAVTVAIYFILGFGISWMNDRNPERRIQKTRRGEIRKAAEIRQSMASILVTCVSVAIGLFAQYKGWTMTAWDFSWWTAVPLFILCMILFDAWFYFAHRLLHTKFFYKYHALHHRSVAPTAWSNDSIGLVDTAMSQGYYAVVLFVVPFPPVIVLAHRLFDQINGTFGHAGFEYFASKTARYPSPMLCTTYHDQHHAQFRYNYANFFSFWDRIMGTISPVYDSKVEALEATLPPLSLKVPPRAPVSPSHGDTA
- a CDS encoding EamA family transporter, encoding MELWIAITFAAAFMQNIRSVLQKHLKGVLGTTGATFVRFGYGAPFALFYLGLLVFALDRPLPVPDRHFFLWALIGGLAQIAATFLLVHLFSFRNFAVGTAYSRTEPAQAAVFGLIFLGEAASRGTLLAIAISVVGVMVISVARTPLSVRSLATSVFTPTAGIGLLSGTFFGLSAVSYRAASLALSPSLPQPDFIMQAGFTLGFVILLQTTVMLVWILMREPQELRRIAVAWRPGLLVGFAGASASFGWFMAMTLQQAAIVKVVAQVEMVFTFASAVFVFRERINSLEVVGCLLIVLGVVMLVVV
- a CDS encoding sterol desaturase family protein, whose protein sequence is MASRFFHFELPTLYGTFPTGWLYGRVLRPMSDELFYLAFLLAFYALTVVTYFALGYSLTWLNERNPERKIQKGRGSGKRRRAEIRQSLASMFSACLPLTIGLYAQQKGWTPMPWDFSWWTAVPLFILCMFLYDTWFYFMHRLLHTKWLYPLHALHHRSVAPTIWSTYSEDVLDNFLLQSFSAVVVFIVPFPPAILIGHRLFEHFNGMFGHAGFEYFAASAARYPSPMLCTTFHDQHHSAFRYNYGNYFSFWDRMMGTIAPHYDQTVKTFEDEVPSVRMRQATTPDQAASEKSA
- the argB gene encoding acetylglutamate kinase, with amino-acid sequence MSLSESEIQADLLAKALPYMQRYENKTIVVKYGGHAMGNAELGKAFAADIALLKQSGVNPIVVHGGGPQIGAMLTKMGIESKFEGGLRVTDAKTVEIVEMVLAGSINKEIVALINQTGEWAIGLCGKDGNMVFAEKAKKTIKDPDSNIERVLDLGFVGEIVEVDRTLLDLLARSEMIPVIAPVAPGRDGHTYNINADTFAGAIAGALNATRLLFLTDVPGVLDRQGELIKELSVSQANALIADGTISGGMIPKVETCIQAIKAGVQGVVILNGKTAHSVLLEIFTEQGAGTLIVP